One Fuerstiella marisgermanici DNA window includes the following coding sequences:
- a CDS encoding sulfatase family protein, producing the protein MLHKIVFAACIFITATATGIADQADSRPPNFILIFCDNLGYGDIEPFGSTVHRTPHLNRMAKEGRRFTHFCVTAGVCTPSRASIMTGCYSQRVGMHQNPRDGHVLRPVSPYGLNPDEITIAEVLKQRGYKTGIFGKWHLGDQPEFLPTRQGFDRFFGIPYSDDMTREVGQRIGERLSGNDWPELPLMEGEKVIEAPVDRDYLTKRCTEEVLTFIEKHNDEPFFIYFPQCMPGSTSAPFASPEFKGKSKNGPWGDSIEEIDWSTGQILDKLVELDIDENTLVIWLSDNGAPLAKDMSNPRRGSNRPLFGRGYTTSEGAFRSPTLAWWPKHVSPDTTCTKLATTMDFLPTFASLAGEPIDHKVDGHDIRTLLVGDANAESPYAAFYYYYLDQLQAVRSGPWKLFLPVDDFVRHPHFKRGEPTHPLLFNLEDDIGSERNVASQHPDIVERLTGLAEAARTDLGDVGVTGSGQRPPGHRTGQPPEAQVAR; encoded by the coding sequence ATGCTGCACAAAATCGTCTTCGCTGCCTGCATTTTTATAACCGCAACAGCAACCGGAATAGCTGACCAGGCGGACTCACGCCCACCCAACTTCATCCTGATCTTTTGCGACAACCTCGGCTACGGCGACATCGAACCGTTCGGTTCGACCGTGCATCGGACGCCACACCTGAATCGCATGGCAAAGGAAGGTCGCCGGTTTACCCACTTTTGCGTTACCGCTGGCGTGTGCACGCCGTCGCGAGCGTCCATTATGACGGGCTGTTATTCTCAGCGAGTCGGCATGCATCAAAACCCACGCGACGGGCACGTGTTGCGACCGGTTTCGCCTTACGGACTCAATCCTGACGAAATCACGATTGCCGAAGTTCTGAAACAACGCGGCTACAAGACAGGCATCTTCGGCAAATGGCACCTCGGTGATCAGCCGGAATTCCTGCCAACTCGCCAGGGCTTCGACCGTTTCTTCGGCATCCCCTACAGTGACGACATGACTCGCGAGGTCGGCCAGAGAATCGGCGAACGCCTGTCGGGCAATGACTGGCCCGAATTGCCGTTAATGGAAGGCGAAAAAGTCATTGAAGCACCCGTCGATCGCGACTATTTAACAAAACGCTGCACCGAAGAAGTGCTGACGTTTATCGAGAAGCACAACGACGAGCCGTTTTTCATCTACTTTCCTCAATGCATGCCGGGCAGCACAAGCGCACCGTTTGCCAGTCCGGAATTCAAAGGCAAGAGCAAAAACGGACCGTGGGGCGATTCGATTGAAGAGATCGACTGGTCGACGGGGCAGATTCTGGACAAACTTGTCGAACTGGACATCGACGAAAACACACTGGTTATCTGGCTTTCCGATAACGGAGCCCCGTTGGCGAAGGACATGTCCAATCCACGGCGAGGTTCAAACCGCCCACTGTTTGGACGCGGTTACACAACATCCGAAGGCGCATTCCGCTCGCCCACCCTGGCGTGGTGGCCGAAACATGTGAGTCCAGACACGACGTGTACCAAGCTGGCGACGACGATGGATTTTCTACCCACGTTTGCGAGTCTTGCCGGCGAGCCGATCGACCACAAGGTGGACGGGCATGACATCCGCACTCTGCTTGTCGGTGACGCGAATGCGGAAAGCCCTTACGCGGCATTCTATTATTATTATCTGGACCAGCTTCAGGCGGTCCGCAGCGGCCCCTGGAAATTGTTTCTGCCGGTCGACGACTTCGTGCGGCATCCGCACTTCAAGCGAGGCGAGCCCACGCATCCGCTACTGTTTAATCTGGAAGACGACATTGGCAGCGAGCGCAATGTTGCATCGCAACATCCGGACATCGTCGAGAGGCTAACTGGGCTGGCCGAAGCTGCGCGGACAGATCTGGGAGACGTTGGCGTTACAGGGTCTGGCCAGCGGCCGCCCGGTCATCGCACCGGCCAGCCACCAGAGGCTCAAGTGGCGCGTTGA